Part of the Nostoc sp. ATCC 53789 genome, ACAATTTTTCGAGTCTTGCTACCATCGGGATTTTCTGGAATTGTGAGTGCAGCCATGCTTGCTTTAGGACGTGCTTTGGGTGAAACAATGGCTGTCACTATGGTGATTGGCAACTCTGCTCAAATTAGCGCTTCTTTACTCGATCCAGCTTATACAATTCCCTCTGTATTAGCTAATGAATTTGCTGAAGCTGAACCGGGATTGCATATAGGTGCTTTAAGCTATTTGGGATTGATTTTGTTTGGGTTGACTCTAGCTGTAAATATTGGCGCTGTGCTATTGGTGAAGTGGGTTGGTAGGAAAAACAAATGATACTTTTTTATCGGTGTAGCAAGACGTTTATCAATCAAAATTTGTAAAAATTATGAGTGGTTACATCCAGTCAGAAACGGATGAATCTTTGGTGGCAGAATTATGCAGTCCTCTGCCAACAGAGCGAGTAATATTTACCTACGCAATGAATGCGATCGCTTTTGGTTTTACAGGTGTAGCACTCATTCCTTTATTATCAATTTTGTGGGAAATTTTCATCCGGGGAATATCTGGACTCAAATCAGAAATGTTTGTCAAAGCAGTGATTGATAATGGCTTTGGCAATGCCATCCTGGGAACCATAATCATGGTGATCATTGGTTCTATTTTAAGCATTCCCACAGGGATTATGACAGGAATTTTTTTGGCAGAATTTGGACAAAACAACACAATTGCTAGTGTTGTTCGTTTTATCACCAGCATTCTTACAGGCGTGCCTTCAATTGTTGTAGGTGTATTCGCTTATGGTGTCATAGTTCTAGTAACTAAAGGATTTAGTGCGATCGCAGGTGGTTTTGCTTTAGCCGTGATTATGCTACCTGTGATTATACTGACAACGGAAGAATCTTTAAAACTAATTCCTGCATCTCAACGCCTGGCCTCTGCTGCTTTAGGTGGAACTCGCTTCCAAACTACTTTTCGCATTGTTGTCACTACTGCAATCCCCGGAATTACTACAGGCATTTTATTAGCTGTAGCTCGTGCTGCTGGTGAAACAGCACCCTTGATTTTTACCGCTTTATTTAGTCTAGATTGGTCAGAAGGATTGTTAAGTCCAACAGCTTCTTTACCAGTATTGATTTTTAACCTCTACAACGACCCCGACCCAGAAAAAAGCCAATTGGTATGGACTACTTCTATAGTTTTACTCGGCTTAATTTTATGTGTCAGTATTATTTCTCGCTTAGTTATTAGACAGAGAAGAATAAAATGAGCAGAATACAGAATTCAGAAGTCAGAGGTAAGAATTAATTAGTAGATGATTCCGATTGGCTACTAATTTAAAACTATT contains:
- the pstA gene encoding phosphate ABC transporter permease PstA — its product is MSGYIQSETDESLVAELCSPLPTERVIFTYAMNAIAFGFTGVALIPLLSILWEIFIRGISGLKSEMFVKAVIDNGFGNAILGTIIMVIIGSILSIPTGIMTGIFLAEFGQNNTIASVVRFITSILTGVPSIVVGVFAYGVIVLVTKGFSAIAGGFALAVIMLPVIILTTEESLKLIPASQRLASAALGGTRFQTTFRIVVTTAIPGITTGILLAVARAAGETAPLIFTALFSLDWSEGLLSPTASLPVLIFNLYNDPDPEKSQLVWTTSIVLLGLILCVSIISRLVIRQRRIK